In Halolamina litorea, the genomic window GCCCTCGATCCCCTCGGCGATGTCGGTCACGATGCCTTTCGCGTCGTCGTCCTCGCCGACGACGAACGTGTCGATGCCGAGTTCGGCGTCTAAGTTCGCCAGCCGGCCGGCTGCGAGGTTGTGGAACGCGCCGACCAGTTCGACGCCATCGGGTACCGACTCCGCGGCGTGTTCGGTGACGCTCCCCGCCGGCGGCGGCGCGTAGTGGAAGCCGTCGTCGTCGCGGTCCATCCCCGTCGCGGGGGAGACGATGATGTCGCCCTCGTCGAGGCTCTCGGCGACGGCCTCGATGGTGTCGGCGACGTAGTACGGCGGGACGGCGACGACGACCACGTCCGCGTCGACGGCCACGTCGGCGTTCGCGCCGCCCCGGATCGTCGTCTCGACGGCGCGGGAGTCGAGTTCGGTCTCGTACTCCTCGGCCTTGTTGGCGGCCCGAGCAGGGTCGCGTGAGCCGATCAGCACGTCGTGGTTCGTGTGATAGGCCAGCCGCAGCGCAAGCCCCTCGCCGATGTCGCCGGTGCCGCCGAGTAGTGCGATATCCATGCAGGAAGTGAGTGCGGTTCGGTCGTAAGCGTTGGGTGCCCGGTCGACGGCTCAGTCGAGCAGCTCGGGCAGGTCGTTCACCGAGTCGACCACCGCCGCGGCGCCCTCGGCTTCGTACTTCCGGCGACCCGACTCCCCGGTCAGCCCGCCCGTGAGGACGCCGACGCCGTGGTACTCGCGTGACGGGTCTTCCTCGGCGGCGTTGACGGCGGTCCGCACGTCGTCGAGCGTGTCGCCGACGAAGACGGTCGACTCGGCGTCGAAGCGCTCGGCGAGCGTGGTCAGGGCGTGCGGGTGGGGTTTGCCCTCGTCCCAGTCGTCCATCGTGAAGCGGTGTTCCGCAGCCACCGAGAGCCCGGCCCGTTCGAGCGCGATGTCGGCCTCCGCGGCCGGGCGGCCGGTGAGTACCCCGACCGAGAAGCGCGACTGGAGCGCCTCGACCGTCGAGGCCTCGAGGATCACCGGTTCGTCGTGGATGTAGCCCGGCGCCTCGAACGGTGGCTCACCGCCCTCGATATCCCGGTACAGGTCCGCGCCGAGGTAGAGCGCCTGGAACGTCTCCCGAACGCCCTCGGGGTCCCACTGGGCCTCGACGGCATCGGCGTCGAACCCGTCCCGGTCGGCGGCCTCCCGGAGGACCGAGCGGGCGCCCGCGAGTCCGCGCTCCTCGGTGGCGGCGATGGCGTCGGTGAACTCGGCGACGTCGCCGTCGTAGCCGGCCTGCCGGGCGATGACGAACAGCGCCGCGGCGTCGGTCAGCTCCCAGTCGTTGTTGAAGCCGCCGGCGTCCTTGAAGCGCTGGATCGTTTCGCGCTCGATGGTCTCGCCGTGGCGCCGCTCGACCGTCTCGATGATCGCCCGCCGGTAGGAGTCGGCCACGTCGACGAGCACCCCGTCGACGTCGAGGACGACCGCGTCCGCGTGCATACCCCGCCTTGCGTGACGGGGGTGAAAGGCGTTTGCGGCTCGCCCCCGCCGCCGGTACGGTGATCCGCGGCGCAAGACTTATTTCTCGAAAGTGAAACGCCGAGTCGTGCTTCCGGGCATTCGCCCCGCCCGTGGCAGGCGGGCGGCGCGACTGATACTCGTTCTCTGCGTGCTGTTCGCGGGGGCCTCGCTCCCTGCCGGCCTCGCCGCGGGTGCGCCTGCGTCCCCAGCCCATCCCGCCGTAGCGGCCGCCCCCTCGTCGACCGCGCCGTCGGCCGACCTCGCCGTCACCGTCGAGCGAGACGGCCGGACGGTCCGCTTCGAAGCGACCGTCGACGCTGACCACGAGGCTGACTCCGTCCGGTTGGACGGCGCCTTCGGCGTCCTGAACGTCACCGAAACGGACGGCTTCGAGTCGGCCGGCGACGGTTATCGCCTCAGTGAGGGCCGCGAGCGAGCGACGCTCGTGGCCGGCGTTGACCTCGGCGAGACCCGATCGACGCCGCTGGGCGATATCGGTCCCGACGGCCCCTTCCAAGCCGGCGAGAACTGGGCGTTCGCCCCCTCGCCGCGGTTCCGGCTCTCGTGGGAGGCCGCCGGGACGACCCTCGAACGACGCTTCGACGCCGGCGACGAAGCGCCCGGCGGGAACGTTTCGGTCGACGCCGACGCCCCTGTCGCGGTCGGCGATCGGTTCGTCTTCGTCGGCTCCCACCGGGTCCACGTCGCGACCGGTGACTCCCCGACTCGGCTGATCGTGCCCGACGCGGCCGCGTTCACCGTCGGTGCCGACCGGGCGCTCGAACTGGCCGTCGGGAGCTATCGTGCGGCCGGGACGACGCCCGACGGCGCCGTGACCGCGTTCGTCCTTCCCCGGGCCGCACGGGCCGGCGGCGCCGCGAGCGACACCGACCTCTGGATACGTGCCGACGCGAGCGAACTCACCCTCGCTCACGAGTTCGCCCACGCAGCGCTGGCGCTACACACCAACGAACGGAGCCGGTGGCTCGGCGAGGCGAGCGCGGAGTACGTCGCCTACCGAGTCGCTGGCCCGGACGACACCGTCGGCGTCCTGACCGACCGCGTGACTCGGCCCGACGCCGTGCTCGCCGACCGTGACTCCTGGCACGGCGACCGAGTGGCCTACCGCAAGGGGGCCGCCGTGCTCGCGCTCCTCGACGAGCGGATCCGCGAGGTGACCGACGGCGAGCGCTCGGTCCGATCCGTGTTCGCCGCCCTCTCGGCGAGCGAGTACGTCGACCCCGTGGTACTCCGCAAGGCCGTCGTCGACGCTGCAGGCGAGGAGACGGCCGTCTGGCTCGCGGGCTACGTCGGCGGCGACCCGGCTACCACGGCGGGCGACGGGCCCCACCCGTCGATGACACCCGGCCTCGACCAGCGCTTCCCCGAGATGGGCGGTGACGCGGACACGCTGCCGGCCGCGGAGCTCTCCGGCTTGCTCGCGGCGGTCGCGGCGGTTCTGGTGTTGCTCTGGACGGTCGTGCGGGCCGGTTACCGGCTGTTCCGCCGGCTCCGTCCCGGCTCGGCGGTGTAGAGCGTGACCCGCTGTTCGCCGTCAGTCAGCGTCTCGCGCGCCACGGGGATCGCCGGCTCGTCGAACCCCAGCGTCGTGAAGCGGAACTCGGCACCGACGTTCCGTGCCAGTTCGTGGACCGGCCGGTGGAGGTCCGGCGGGCTGTTGAGCGCGTAGATCACGTCGACGCGGTGGAACGCGTCGGGGGTCTCGATGGCGGTCACGTCCTCGACGCGGAAGCGGACGCCGTCGGGAACGGACACCGGGACCACGTCGGTCGCGCGCACGTCGGCGCCGGCGGCGACGAGGCCCGCGGCGACGCCGGTTCGGTCGCCGATGCCGACCTCCAGCAGGCGGTCCGCATCCCGGAGCCGTCGGACGATCAGTGGGTCGGTAGTTCGGTCCATGCCGAGGGTTTATACTGGTCCTCGGCGTGGGTCCCGATATGCACGTCGACATCGTTCCGATCGGACCGGTCCCGAGCCGCGCGAAACGGGAGGCGTCAGAGGCGCTTCGGTCCGTCTACGGCTGCGAAGTCGGCGTTCGAAGCGAGCAGTCCATCCCCGAGGACGCCCTCGACCGGGGCCGCAGCCAGTACCGCGCCGAGCGGTTCATCGAGGTCGCCAGCGACGCCGGGCGCGGCGACAAGAACATCGCCATCACGACCGAGGACATCTACTACCGCCAGCGCAACTACGTTTTCGGCCTCGCGTACCTCAACGGCCGCGGCTCGGTCATCTCGACGCACCGACTCAACACCTCCTCGGACGGCGGCATCTCCACCAAACCAACCTCGGAGGTGTTCGCCGACCGGATCCGCAAGGAGGTCGTCCACGAGATGGGCCACAACTTCGGCCTCGAACACTGTGACAACAGCAAGTGCGTCATGTCGTTCTCCCCGACAGTCCGCGAAGTGGACGTGAAAGAGGAGAACCTCTGCGGTTCCTGTTCCCGACTGCTCGGGTAGCCGCCGGGCGACGACGCGACTACCGTACCGACCTGCTCCGACCCCACCCGTT contains:
- a CDS encoding UPF0146 family protein codes for the protein MDRTTDPLIVRRLRDADRLLEVGIGDRTGVAAGLVAAGADVRATDVVPVSVPDGVRFRVEDVTAIETPDAFHRVDVIYALNSPPDLHRPVHELARNVGAEFRFTTLGFDEPAIPVARETLTDGEQRVTLYTAEPGRSRRNSR
- the npdG gene encoding NADPH-dependent F420 reductase, yielding MDIALLGGTGDIGEGLALRLAYHTNHDVLIGSRDPARAANKAEEYETELDSRAVETTIRGGANADVAVDADVVVVAVPPYYVADTIEAVAESLDEGDIIVSPATGMDRDDDGFHYAPPPAGSVTEHAAESVPDGVELVGAFHNLAAGRLANLDAELGIDTFVVGEDDDAKGIVTDIAEGIEGLRALDAGGIANAAEVESLTPLLVNVAMHNDRLHDLGLELK
- a CDS encoding archaemetzincin family Zn-dependent metalloprotease translates to MHVDIVPIGPVPSRAKREASEALRSVYGCEVGVRSEQSIPEDALDRGRSQYRAERFIEVASDAGRGDKNIAITTEDIYYRQRNYVFGLAYLNGRGSVISTHRLNTSSDGGISTKPTSEVFADRIRKEVVHEMGHNFGLEHCDNSKCVMSFSPTVREVDVKEENLCGSCSRLLG
- a CDS encoding TIGR01548 family HAD-type hydrolase, with product MHADAVVLDVDGVLVDVADSYRRAIIETVERRHGETIERETIQRFKDAGGFNNDWELTDAAALFVIARQAGYDGDVAEFTDAIAATEERGLAGARSVLREAADRDGFDADAVEAQWDPEGVRETFQALYLGADLYRDIEGGEPPFEAPGYIHDEPVILEASTVEALQSRFSVGVLTGRPAAEADIALERAGLSVAAEHRFTMDDWDEGKPHPHALTTLAERFDAESTVFVGDTLDDVRTAVNAAEEDPSREYHGVGVLTGGLTGESGRRKYEAEGAAAVVDSVNDLPELLD